From one Labeo rohita strain BAU-BD-2019 chromosome 8, IGBB_LRoh.1.0, whole genome shotgun sequence genomic stretch:
- the zbtb34 gene encoding zinc finger and BTB domain-containing protein 34 — MEDCSSLIEFDVPEFSNTVLNQLNELRLQGKLCDIIVHIQGQPFRAHKAVLAASSPYFRDHSALGTMSGLSISVIKSPEVFEQLLAFCYTGRMSLRLRDVISFLTAASFLQMQAVIDKCTQILEGIHSKISIPVPGGTDPDDECTTSRAGRNGVKDGGIFVNPTQISPPYYSRQNHCAEGRSSGKGVAEEGQSDRGSSDGISEQETSMEVETEQVDLIGKDGQVTDVHIKLEKTDRPTYSDSSSAGDDGYHTELVDGEQVLAVSVGSYGPVLSSAGYTYSALPSSCFVSLSSSSPSRSLLSSVRGGRARPKRPVPLPADLLTQLKPSADEGDAPATAATLENDIRERSFRGQWYPYNERLICIYCGKSFNQKGSLDRHMRLHMGITPFVCKFCGKKYTRKDQLEYHIRGHTDNKPFHCQICGKCFPFQGTLNQHLRKKHMTSGTEVNNHTDLLAEAPDAQRGEQEDTSEGEAACGAAYPDDLSTKTPSEESGKCTPEETPASKPLRGY, encoded by the coding sequence ATGGAGGACTGTAGTAGCCTCATAGAGTTCGATGTACCTGAGTTCAGCAACACCGTCCTGAACCAGCTCAATGAGCTCCGTCTCCAGGGCAAGCTCTGCGACATCATTGTGCACATTCAGGGCCAGCCATTCCGAGCCCACAAGGCCGTCTTGGCCGCCAGTTCACCGTACTTCCGTGACCATTCGGCGCTAGGCACGATGAGCGGCCTCTCCATCTCTGTAATCAAGAGCCCTGAGGTGTTTGAGCAGCTGCTGGCCTTCTGCTATACTGGCCGCATGTCATTGCGCCTACGTGATGTCATCAGCTTCCTTACGGCTGCCAGCTTCCTCCAAATGCAAGCTGTGATTGACAAATGCACACAGATTCTTGAGGGTATTCACTCGAAGATCAGCATCCCTGTGCCTGGTGGAACCGATCCAGATGATGAGTGCACCACCTCAAGGGCTGGACGGAATGGTGTGAAAGACGGAGGAATCTTTGTAAACCCCACCCAGATTTCACCGCCTTACTATTCTCGACAAAATCATTGCGCGGAAGGGCGGAGCTCAGGTAAGGGAGTGGCAGAAGAGGGTCAATCAGACCGAGGGAGCAGTGACGGGATATCTGAGCAGGAGACATCCATGGAGGTCGAGACGGAACAAGTAGACCTCATCGGCAAAGACGGACAGGTAACCGACGTCCATATCAAGCTGGAGAAAACCGACCGGCCCACCTACTCTGATAGCTCGTCGGCAGGTGATGACGGCTATCATACAGAGCTAGTGGATGGTGAACAGGTGTTGGCTGTCAGCGTGGGATCCTATGGGCCTGTGCTTTCCTCAGCCGGATACACTTACTCCGCACTACCTTCCTCCTGTTTCGTCAGCCTGAGTTCTTCTAGCCCATCTCGTTCCTTGCTCAGCAGCGTCCGAGGTGGTCGTGCCCGCCCGAAACGTCCCGTGCCTCTTCCAGCCGATCTGCTAACTCAGCTCAAGCCCAGTGCCGACGAAGGAGATGCACCCGCGACGGCAGCGACCCTCGAGAACGACATAAGGGAGCGGAGTTTCCGTGGACAGTGGTACCCCTACAACGAGCGCCTCATCTGTATCTACTGCGGCAAGTCCTTTAACCAAAAGGGCAGCCTGGACCGCCACATGCGTCTGCACATGGGCATCACACCCTTCGTCTGCAAGTTCTGCGGCAAGAAGTACACCCGCAAAGATCAGCTAGAGTACCACATCCGCGGCCACACGGACAACAAACCCTTCCACTGCCAGATCTGCGGCAAATGCTTTCCCTTCCAAGGCACACTCAACCAGCACTTGCGCAAGAAGCACATGACCTCTGGCACAGAAGTCAACAATCACACTGACTTGCTGGCAGAGGCACCAGATGCCCAGAGAGGGGAGCAAGAGGATACCTCCGAGGGCGAAGCAGCCTGCGGAGCAGCTTACCCTGATGATTTGTCAACAAAAACCCCCAGCGAAGAAAGCGGCAAGTGTACTCCGGAAGAAACCCCTGCGTCCAAACCTCTGCGTGGATACTGA